Within the Ananas comosus cultivar F153 linkage group 25, ASM154086v1, whole genome shotgun sequence genome, the region CCAccctagttagtaaattcgtgaattattcatgaattagtcgcgaattattgaaaatccgaattaaacggagaccgtttacgaatttttccaaagaaagagaattattcgcgaatttttgggccggccgaattatttgcgaattattaccgaattattaaaaatatgaataaaaaacttataatttttatttttaaatataaattatcttatattttatatcttatattttatattttataccaaatccgttttttaagccgaatttttcaacgaatttaaaaattaataaacgaattttatgcgtattatatccacaccgaatttttgccgaatccgaattaactaactatggttcccacaaggtaataatattaatccaaatattagaaataattaaaggggCTGATCTAAAGGTCAAAAAGTCGAAAGTATCATATCCTCTATATctctaatagcatagtagccggactctatatatatatatatagagtccggctactatgctattaatagcaccaatgacttggtgctattaatagcatagtagccggactctatatatatatatatagagtccggctactatgctattaatagcaccaatgacttggtgctattaatagcatagtagccggactctatatatatatatatagagtccggctactatgctattaatagcaccaatgacttggtgctattaatagcatagtagccggactctatatatatatatatagagtccggctactatgctattaatagcaccaatgacttggtgctattaatagcatagtagccggactctatatatatatatatagagtccggctactatgctattaatagcaccaatgacttggtgctattaatagcatagtagccggactctatatatatatatatcccaataattccacatcggataggaatggagatgtgattgggtatataagaggcTTAGACAATAGTAATAATAagtgggcttaagtattttggaccggTGTTAGgccccaacgagttattattgctagccgGTCGAATCGTTATATTTGCTATCAGAACCGGTTCACCAGCTAGAAATATAtgacgagtctcggctgagccgggatctggatgacaaggctagcgagacaagccTCACATCGCCAaatgatcttgggctgtgtgtgtgattggactgacgaggacgtcagggccttaacagggggagtctgtcacaccccaataatcctacatcggataggaatggggatgtgattgtgtatataagagacttagacattgataataataactggcttaagcattttgggcccaacgaattattattgctagtgggctgagtcgttacaatatatatatagtagggctactatactcttatgagtagtggacccttactactcataagttgttttcgatgatggagcttccgaatcgacgatccactccgttaaatatgatcaagagcatttaaaacttctagaaattaaatttcataatttttcgacatcatttaccttacgatcaaaagctcacaaaattgacaatttttaacggccggtatgggatacttgctagtttaacggtggaaaagaatcggaataggttgatttttgatagaaaattctattcactacctaaataaagatcaataactccgatcttaaattgagggatccgatcatccatttttaggatgtcgttcgattttgaccgttcattttatgcccgcttgatggactttattatgatttcgaaaaattacgaaatttattttctagaagtttcaaatactctagatcatatttaatggagtggatcatcgattcgaaagctccatcatcgaaaacaacttatgagtagtaagggtccactactcataagagtatagtagccctactctatatatatatatatatatatatatatatgcattttgTGATGCAGAGTTTCAGATTAGATAGATCGAGCGGCGCCAAGTGTTTCATGTTGTCGGCAAAAGCGCTGTCGATAATATGGGGTGTCACGCCACAATATTGGACGTGGGCGCCTCACCCGAATTCCAGGTTCGATCATACACCTAGCTTTGGCATCTTCAAAGTTCTTACTTTTCGATGTGCGACacgctacttgtattttgatctattttaatatcTGCCCTTATTGATTTTCGTGAGAATTATCGATTTAGTTGTGCAAATACAATAGGTTGTAATTTATATGGCAAGCATAGTTTTAATTCCTGGGTTGCATACTTTTGCAGTTGTATGAGGAAATTTAAGCAAGTAGCAAAAATGCATTGTGGTTTATGAATTGAATGGTCATTGTGTGAATTGTTTTACTTTTCTGTTCTCTGCTGACAATAAATTATAATGGACTAGTGAAGTATTCTAATAAGCGTTGAGGAATCTCCTTGGGTTGTTGTGAGGATTGctggatttttgtttttgtgttgaAGAGAGAAGCAAATTCCATTGTTATTTTGGGAGAAAAAGTTAAGAATTTTAAGCAGCTATTTGGAATGTTATCTGTACCTCTCATACGTTCGCCAACCAATTCTACatctaaattatatatcctttttttttttttttttttNGCACACATTAATACCCAAGAACATCTAGAGCTCTGTGActcccactattttttttccatcCAATCGAGTATTGGTAAATTCATTTCTAAATCAGTGTAGATAgtagtttttaaatattactaCCTGAGACATAGGGGTAGATTCAATTCATGGGTAGTAGGAACGTTTgctatattaattttgttattttttgattCGCTTACaaaatttgggaaaaaaaatagtgggagTCACAGAGCTCTAGATGTTCTTGGGTATTAATGTGTGCCCGCATTTTCTTTATTCAggttaatttatttaatttggattccttagcctaattttattttttgaagaatcATCATCACTATAGGTAGTTTAAATACTTGAGAAGCATCAGATAACAACCATTGAAGAgcttgaacaccatgaaacctttttaatgtttaaatgTTATTTCTGATTCAAAGTAAATTCTCTTCAACTAGGTTTCCACAAGTCGCGAAGCTCCTCAACGTCTGTTGGCTGGAGATCCGTGGCAAGATCAAGAGCAAATTACTCTCTCCGAACACAACCTATGCAGCCTATCTTATCTTCAAAGTAGATGAAAACTATAACGGCTTAAGCTACCCACCGCAAGAGGCAATGGTAATTCTCGGCAGCCAAGTCTCAGAACGTACCCTTCGCCTCGTACGCCCAAGGATGGGAGCGCCAGCGCGAAGGAACACTAGAATATTCCGGAGCTTTCTTAACTGGCGCGGGGTGCTTGCCGTTCCACAATCTCAAGacgaggcggaggaagaggaagaggaagaagacacTTCGGGCGTTGAGGTTTCTCCTAGGTCGAGAGATGATGGGTGGATGGAGGTTGAATTGGGGGAGTTCTATAACGCCGAGGGAGAGGATGGGGAGGTGGAAATGAGCTTGATGGAGGTGAGAGGAGGGCACTGGAAGAGAGGGCTCATTGTTGAGGGAATTGAGATTAAGCCTAAGAATGCTTAAACTGTATTTTGATTTTGGTGTATAGAGCTCATTAGCTTGGCTAAATGCTGCATGAACTAGAAAAGCTGAATAAAAGGGTGAAGAAAAGGGTCCAATGATAGAAGGGATTCTGTATCAACTAGAAAAGCCGAAGAAAAGGATTATGAGAAACGAATTCGAAAAGAGTTTTGACGTTGTATAGGCATGAAAGTTTGCAAATTGCAGTCAAGTAGATGTTAGTTAATACGCTGGAGATGCAGCGCTTTATGCTTGAGCCTTTTTAGTTGTGGTTTAATTTTGTGAGCCTGTGTGTTTGTTTGTTTATATCATTTGGTTGTCACTAATGGAAGGACAttgtgatttttaattttttttttttttttttggtaaagcGGGAAATGAAAATTGATCGTAATGCTTGATTTCTGAATGGATTGATGGGGGACATTCAATATATTTTGAGCACTTTCCTTCTCtcgttaaaataaaaaagggcacttactctctctcttctctgaCTCGGACTTCGTTTGGTTAAGAACCGCGGGTAGGTATAAGAACGGGTATAAGcgagaattaaataaatttttgtattcGGATGAAATTAGGTTGTTtttagaaataagaaaaatagtgtttgaatagataaaataaaataaaaaaataataaatttttataaataaaaaataattatattatccttttcattatatttgaatttaaaatttttaaattttatatttataattttaacttttaaattttaaaatttaaatttaaaatttaaaatttctaatttctaatttttaaattttaaattttaaatttaagaccaaatttaaatttaaaaatataaaatattaaatttaaaatttaaaaaattaaaatatcaaatttgaaatttaaaatttaaactttaaaatttaaaagttaaaatctaaattttaattttcagtttataaatttaaaattttaaaaaatttaaattctattttaaaacaaaactctctctctctcctctctctctctagtagcAAGGGTGGGTAGGAACAAGTTTGGTGGAAATTATAGTGCTATAGTTTCCACccaaaaatttttgtttgggtaCAACTGGAGGGATAAGGCTCTTATCCCATAtcttgtacccaatctaaacGGGGTCTAGAAGTTTCAGACTCAAGATGATTATCTACTGGCTCGTTTATGAAAAAAATCTGATGTTAGATTATAAATTGTTAG harbors:
- the LOC109729082 gene encoding F-box protein PP2-B1-like, which encodes MHFVMQSFRLDRSSGAKCFMLSAKALSIIWGVTPQYWTWAPHPNSRFPQVAKLLNVCWLEIRGKIKSKLLSPNTTYAAYLIFKVDENYNGLSYPPQEAMVILGSQVSERTLRLVRPRMGAPARRNTRIFRSFLNWRGVLAVPQSQDEAEEEEEEEDTSGVEVSPRSRDDGWMEVELGEFYNAEGEDGEVEMSLMEVRGGHWKRGLIVEGIEIKPKNA